One stretch of Narcine bancroftii isolate sNarBan1 chromosome 8, sNarBan1.hap1, whole genome shotgun sequence DNA includes these proteins:
- the hinfp gene encoding histone H4 transcription factor isoform X2: MRHHVNYYKCPFCDMTCPAPSALRNHIKFRHSDEKPFRCEYCEYSCKNLVDLRKHLDTHSEDPTYRCEFAGCTFSARSQYSIKTHYRKVHEGDLEPRYKCHVCDKCFTRGNNLTVHLRKKHQFKWPSGHPRFRYKEHEDGYMRLQLVRYESVELTEQLMKDREKQDGHSGNTSESLVLSEANLRGIILEPVEESNSMDQTTEKCSPDSLNCCINECREHCSYDEGADTENVQQSPLDSCDSTKSPIIRVVNRTNEHGENETVYYVLTNATHSMENNEDTNMETGGTSTDNIEKTAEELGIEIIG, from the exons ATGCGGCATCATG TGAATTACTACAAGTGCCCATTTTGTGATATGACCTGCCCAGCACCATCAGCTTTGCGGAACCATATCAAGTTCCGCCATAGTGACGAGAAACCATTCAGATGTGAATACTGTGAATACAG TTGCAAGAATTTGGTAGATTTAAGAAAACATTTGGACACCCACAGCGAGGATCCGACCTATCGCTGTGAATTTGCAGGTTGTACATTCAGTGCACGATCCCAATATTCTATCAAGACCCACTACAGAAAGGTACATGAG GGAGATTTGGAACCCAGATACAAATGTCATGTTTGTGATAAATGTTTCACCAGAGGTAATAATCTGACAGTGCACCTCAGGAAAAAACATCAGTTTAAGTGGCCTTCCGGTCATCCCCGGTTCAG ATACAAAGAGCATGAAGATGGCTACATGCGACTGCAGTTAGTACGTTATGAGAGTGTCGAACTGACTGAACAGCTCATGAAAGACCGGGAAAAGCAGGATGGTCATTCGGGCAACACGTCAGAGAGTTTGGTCTTGTCAGAAGCAAACCTACGAGGGATTATACTGGAGCCAGTGGAAGAATCAAACAGCATGGACCAAACAACAGAAAAATGCAGCCCTGATTCTCTGAACTGTTGTATAAATGAATGCCGAGAGCACTGCAGTTATGATGAAGGTGCTGACACAGAGAATGTACAACAATCGCCATTGGACTCCTGTGACTCCACGAAAAGCCCTATCATCCGAGTGGTCAATCGGACAAatgaacatggggagaatgaaacCGTTTACTACGTTCTGACCAATGCAACGCATAGCATGGAGAACAATGAGGACACTAACATGGAGACTGGGGGAACCTCAACTGACAATATAGAAAAGACTGCAGAAGAATTGGGAATTGAAATAATTGGCTAG